AGAGATGCAGATGCCGGGGCTCGGCGGTGAGATGAACCGGGTCGCCCACGCGGAGCCCCAGTGGCCGTGGTCCGCGCAGGCACAGTCGCGACTCACCCGCCAGGAGGTGTGCGACTTCCTCGCTGCCGAGGTTCTCCACGGCGCGCACGACGCCGCGGATACCGGTGTCCCCCGGGGCCCTCACGGTGAGGTGTTCCGGCCGCACGCCCAGGGTCACCGGGCGCTCGGGAATGCCGGCGTCGATCCCGAGCGGCAGGTCGATGCCGGCGCCGCGCACGGACAGCACACCGTCGACCGCGTGTACGGTCGCATCGAGGAGGTTCATCGCAGGCGAGCCGAGGAACCCCGCGACGAACGCCGAAGCGGGTTCGTCGTAGACCTGCTCCGGGGTGCCCACCTGCTCCACCCCGCCGTCGTTCAGCAGGACGATCTGGGTCGCCATGGTCATGGCTTCGACCTGGTCGTGCGTGACATAGACGAACGTCGCACCCAACCGCCGGTGCAGAGCGGAGATCTCGGCGCGGGTGGTGGACCGCAGCTTCGAGTCCAGATTGGACAGCGGTTCGTCCATCAGGAACGCGCCGGGATCGCGCACCAGCGCACGGCCCAGCGCCACCCGCTGGCGCTGGCCGCCGGAGAGCTCCCTGGGCCTGCGGTCCAGCAGGCCGTCGAGGTCGAGGACCGTGGCGACCTCGTTCACCTTGGCCCGGATCTGCGCCTTGGACCGTCCTTGCGCCCGAAGAGGGAATCCGATGTTCCGCGCGACCGAGAGATGCGGATAGAGCGCGTAGCTCTGGAACACCATGGCCAGATCGCGACGTTGCGGCGGGGTGTGGGTGATGTCGCGGTCGTCGAGCAGCACGCGGCCGCCGGTCGGCGGCAGCAGGCCCGCGATCATCCGCAGCAGAGTCGACTTGCCACAGCCGCTCGGTCCCAACAGGACCACGAACTCACCGTCGGCCGCGTCGAGCCAGACGTCGTTGACCGCGGTCACCGAACCGAAACGCCGGGTCAGTCCTTCCAGTTGAATACGGCTCACGGATACGCGCTCCCTCTTCGTGTTCCGGCGAATGCCGCCGGGAGGCGAGTGCAACAGCCATCCGTGTACGGCCGGTGAACGGAAATGGCCGCGACAGGGTCAATGAATTGCCGTCACATAGGCGCTGAGCTGGGACGACAGTGAAACATCCGTTGCGCGGACACAATCGGCGATCGGGAAACGCAATCGGGCGAGAGGGAATGAGCCGCCAACACGCCGGTATTTCACCTACGCGTCTTCCTCGGACGGAAGACCGATTCCCCGGGGCGGGAGAGACTTTCCGGGGGTAATGCTCTGTCCCGGAGTCGCACCGATTCTCGTAGGCCCCTCGCTCCGGGAACACCGATGCCCGGCCCCACGGTCACGGGCCGGGCATCGGTCTCGGAAGTGAGTGCTACGCCGGGAGTTGGGCCTCGATCGCCGCGATGACCTCAGGGGCCTCGGGCTCCGTACGGGGACGGATACGGCCCACGACCTCACCCTCCGGGGAGATCAGGAACTTCTCGAAGTTCCACTGCACGTCACCCGCCTCGCCCTCGGCGTCGGCCCGCTCGGTCAGCGCCGCGTACAGCGGGTGCCGGTTGTCGCCGTTGACCTCGGACTTCTCCAGCAGCGGGAAGCTCACGCCGTACGTCGTCGAGCAGAACGTCTCGATCTCCTCGGCGCTGCCCGGCTCCTGGCCCGCGAACTGGTTGCAGGGCACGCCCACCACCGTGAGGCCCCGGTCGCCGTACGT
The nucleotide sequence above comes from Streptomyces sp. NBC_01716. Encoded proteins:
- a CDS encoding ABC transporter ATP-binding protein, yielding MSRIQLEGLTRRFGSVTAVNDVWLDAADGEFVVLLGPSGCGKSTLLRMIAGLLPPTGGRVLLDDRDITHTPPQRRDLAMVFQSYALYPHLSVARNIGFPLRAQGRSKAQIRAKVNEVATVLDLDGLLDRRPRELSGGQRQRVALGRALVRDPGAFLMDEPLSNLDSKLRSTTRAEISALHRRLGATFVYVTHDQVEAMTMATQIVLLNDGGVEQVGTPEQVYDEPASAFVAGFLGSPAMNLLDATVHAVDGVLSVRGAGIDLPLGIDAGIPERPVTLGVRPEHLTVRAPGDTGIRGVVRAVENLGSEEVAHLLAGESRLCLRGPRPLGLRVGDPVHLTAEPRHLHLFDPASGRRLTWRAAPVTTTPV
- a CDS encoding glutathione peroxidase, encoding MTVYDIPLRTLSGEPTSLAAYKGRAVLVVNVASKCGLTPQYEGLERLQQTYGDRGLTVVGVPCNQFAGQEPGSAEEIETFCSTTYGVSFPLLEKSEVNGDNRHPLYAALTERADAEGEAGDVQWNFEKFLISPEGEVVGRIRPRTEPEAPEVIAAIEAQLPA